A part of Pectinatus sottacetonis genomic DNA contains:
- a CDS encoding flagellin → MRVSSTMMLNNYMNAVNGNYETQAKLVEENSTQQRLNRPSDDPVGYAKYLSYTNDDVENQQYIQNAKNGVSWMKASDDALTNISNQFTTFIEQTNQAANGTNNTSNNSATASQLLSLMQETISQGNTQLGGRYLFSGQMDKTEPFTISTEKVERGLTKTLDDNQADFFSKTVNINGMDTKETGGTQVNGLNQMLSLKGSDGDDYYLDPSTGYIFTKDFVQNGYKDKLNSGQKSVTAADAVGRITLTNNASTPLADLPADADALKAGNLNESSYGTQKDYDNLSVNVRSDFINKYFDKDNNGAITAAGKALTTSGLTASGGTGVTFSFNTIHQYVVNYNGDDNKISMVKLSGRTDQTRDSINVTGSDVFGNSDIFGASHGTATLNDMLTVVAEMDGGNQNWLSSDGITIANNAKDVLQKSQTSLASRNEAYSNAIDTMDSQNVVIKDNINNVNGINVPEIATKLMTAQTIYNISISMGKNVIPKTIADYLS, encoded by the coding sequence ATGCGTGTAAGTAGTACGATGATGCTGAATAATTATATGAACGCGGTCAATGGCAATTATGAAACACAGGCTAAGCTCGTAGAAGAAAATTCAACACAACAAAGATTAAACAGACCTTCAGATGATCCTGTAGGATATGCGAAATATCTTTCTTATACAAATGATGATGTTGAAAATCAGCAGTATATACAAAATGCTAAAAATGGAGTTTCATGGATGAAAGCTAGTGATGACGCCCTTACGAACATAAGCAATCAGTTTACTACTTTTATTGAGCAAACTAATCAAGCGGCTAATGGAACCAATAACACAAGTAATAATTCAGCTACAGCTAGTCAGTTGCTTTCATTGATGCAAGAAACAATAAGTCAGGGTAATACTCAGCTGGGCGGCAGGTATTTGTTTTCCGGGCAGATGGATAAGACTGAGCCTTTTACAATCTCCACAGAAAAAGTAGAACGCGGTCTTACTAAAACCCTTGATGATAATCAGGCTGATTTTTTTAGCAAGACAGTTAATATAAATGGAATGGATACCAAAGAAACGGGTGGTACCCAGGTCAATGGACTAAATCAGATGCTTAGTCTTAAAGGCAGTGATGGAGACGATTATTATCTTGACCCCAGTACTGGCTATATATTCACAAAAGATTTTGTTCAAAACGGTTATAAAGATAAACTTAATTCAGGGCAGAAAAGTGTAACAGCTGCTGATGCAGTTGGCAGGATTACGTTGACCAATAATGCAAGTACGCCTCTGGCAGATTTACCAGCTGATGCTGATGCGCTGAAAGCAGGCAATCTAAATGAATCTTCATATGGGACACAGAAGGATTATGATAATTTATCCGTAAATGTACGTTCAGACTTTATTAATAAGTATTTTGATAAAGATAATAATGGAGCTATTACAGCAGCAGGAAAGGCATTAACAACCTCAGGGCTAACTGCTTCTGGTGGAACGGGTGTTACATTTTCCTTTAATACTATCCATCAATATGTTGTCAATTACAATGGTGACGATAATAAAATATCAATGGTAAAATTAAGCGGCAGAACTGACCAAACTCGCGACAGCATTAATGTTACCGGCAGTGATGTGTTTGGCAATAGTGATATATTTGGTGCTTCACATGGTACAGCAACTTTGAACGATATGCTTACAGTTGTGGCGGAAATGGATGGCGGCAATCAAAACTGGCTTTCAAGTGATGGAATTACCATAGCTAATAATGCTAAAGATGTATTGCAAAAATCCCAGACTTCTCTAGCTTCGAGAAATGAGGCATACAGTAATGCTATTGATACGATGGATAGCCAAAATGTTGTTATTAAAGATAATATAAATAATGTCAATGGTATTAATGTCCCGGAAATTGCTACTAAATTAATGACAGCGCAGACTATTTATAACATATCTATTTCAATGGGGAAAAATGTAATTCCTAAAACCATTGCAGATTACCTTAGCTGA
- the fliS gene encoding flagellar export chaperone FliS codes for MRNASYTAEAYKRQQVMTASPEMLTLMLYNGAIRFINEGIKCVDAKDCVKSNKALLKAQNILIEFMSTLNMDYEIAHQLYPIYNYVYRILIEGNMKNDVNKLNEARELLTELRDTWHQAMKKAQQEKNTVNE; via the coding sequence ATGCGAAATGCGTCTTATACCGCGGAAGCGTATAAACGACAGCAGGTAATGACGGCAAGCCCAGAAATGTTGACATTGATGTTGTACAATGGGGCAATAAGATTCATCAATGAGGGCATTAAATGTGTAGATGCTAAGGACTGTGTAAAATCAAATAAAGCATTGCTAAAAGCGCAAAATATACTAATAGAGTTTATGTCAACTTTGAATATGGATTATGAAATAGCGCATCAGCTTTATCCTATTTATAATTATGTTTATCGTATTTTGATCGAGGGAAATATGAAAAATGATGTAAATAAATTAAATGAGGCAAGGGAACTTTTGACGGAACTGCGTGATACATGGCACCAAGCTATGAAAAAGGCACAACAGGAAAAAAATACAGTTAACGAATAA
- a CDS encoding flagellin N-terminal helical domain-containing protein produces the protein MSLVVKNNMSALNTLNIMGRNSKALSSSLEKVSSGMKINSAADNPAGYAISERMRTQIRSLDQDNTNAQNGQNMLKTAEGSVSSTVDILKTLKEKVLDAANDTNTTYDRQTMQDYLDQAVDQINDNANTTYNGQLLIDGSKDKQMDKDTAVVYSNSSLSTTTDFSTALTALYNRNGQKLDIQSADKLSISFVSNGKTFTTSVTVSSLGSAAGLKDVFTLANSIAGVSGTANVGEFATGSVHTNSVIGTTAEGVTMYTADGSSVLSIASSTAGLAGNIAGFTISITGTDGNIKKSVNSVLDAWDEQISAQDKSGDNAITMQIGTKSNQAIRVGLSDMRARALGLQGVSSDGRVQNLDITTRANANASINVLDNAVQKALKEQTKIGSVESRLDYTQDNLTTQSENVQASESTIRDSNMAKEMTEYTKNNVLMQASQAMLAQANQSSQNVLQLLR, from the coding sequence ATGTCATTAGTAGTAAAAAATAATATGTCAGCGCTTAATACACTGAACATTATGGGAAGAAATAGTAAGGCTTTATCCAGCAGTTTGGAAAAAGTATCTTCAGGTATGAAAATCAATAGTGCGGCTGATAATCCAGCGGGCTATGCAATTTCTGAACGTATGCGCACTCAGATCCGTTCTTTGGATCAGGACAATACCAATGCACAAAATGGTCAAAACATGTTGAAGACTGCAGAAGGTTCTGTTTCTTCCACAGTTGATATCTTGAAAACTTTGAAAGAAAAAGTTCTTGATGCAGCCAATGATACTAATACCACTTATGACCGTCAGACAATGCAGGACTATCTTGATCAGGCCGTAGACCAGATCAATGATAATGCTAATACAACTTATAACGGCCAGCTGCTTATTGATGGTTCTAAGGATAAGCAAATGGATAAAGATACAGCTGTTGTTTATAGTAATTCTAGCCTTAGTACGACTACTGATTTTTCTACTGCTTTAACTGCTTTGTATAATCGCAATGGACAGAAACTTGATATTCAGAGTGCTGATAAGCTTTCTATTTCTTTTGTAAGCAATGGTAAGACTTTTACTACATCTGTTACAGTATCAAGTTTAGGCTCGGCTGCTGGATTAAAAGATGTATTTACTTTAGCTAATAGTATTGCTGGTGTATCTGGAACAGCTAATGTAGGGGAATTTGCTACTGGGTCAGTTCATACTAATTCAGTAATTGGTACAACTGCCGAAGGTGTAACGATGTATACAGCTGATGGTTCAAGTGTGTTGTCGATTGCATCATCAACAGCAGGTTTAGCAGGCAATATTGCCGGTTTTACTATCAGTATTACCGGTACAGATGGCAATATCAAAAAATCTGTTAACTCAGTACTTGATGCTTGGGATGAACAGATCAGTGCTCAGGATAAATCAGGTGATAATGCTATTACCATGCAGATCGGTACAAAATCAAACCAGGCTATTCGCGTTGGTTTAAGTGATATGCGGGCTAGAGCACTTGGACTTCAGGGTGTGTCTTCTGATGGACGTGTGCAGAATCTGGATATTACTACTCGTGCTAATGCTAATGCTTCTATCAATGTACTTGATAATGCAGTGCAGAAAGCACTTAAGGAACAAACGAAAATTGGTTCTGTGGAAAGTCGCTTAGATTATACTCAGGATAACCTGACTACACAAAGTGAAAATGTACAGGCTTCCGAATCAACTATTCGTGATTCTAATATGGCTAAAGAAATGACTGAATACACGAAGAACAATGTTCTTATGCAGGCTTCACAGGCTATGTTGGCTCAGGCAAATCAAAGCAGCCAGAATGTATTACAGTTGTTACGATAA
- the fliD gene encoding flagellar filament capping protein FliD, with protein sequence MGVNGIYGLASGLDVDSLVTQAMQAKQKQYDSIYKKEQRAEWTKDAYNSWYEKLTDFQNNTLWQYSLSSGMDPHTATSSDNSIVTAKAGGAAANMSHHVAVESLASNAYLKSVGEITRPSGTPSDSIKLSDIVGITNVNFTAGTDNSTDDKLSFDMDGSHYELNGSEMDETAISFTVRDGTTTKDIDNGTESNTSCKVSFSYRDLVEGTLNDVASKLSNGGTNVNAGYDSVNDTFSIYNNKGGVSNFIDLTVDDVPISSALANKGITIDSNEHTRTLLSALNLGQYDASNDSLTAIDVSNLHDTPDNLNSGYSGAEFKGTDGKVKIDGKEYTTDSSGITVDGVSYTLLADSDYTLDANNNKVYKNSVVSVSTDTDTIVKNVKQFVDDYNKMLSDLKDAVNTEPDSNYQPLTDTEKKAMSEDQIKAWETKAKQGLLYKDNSLTDLISSIRSAVNEPIAGIGGKYNSLNNIGISVSAEWTSEKSGVLSLDETKLKSALAEDPNVVYKIFDNPAADKSDSSTYGVVKRLNQAVTDAIGTGDIATASGIRGMAGVSDSSDISDQSYWAKEIVDWKKKLSSFQDSMDKYQDKLYSQFDAMETAISNLSSQYSYISSFLS encoded by the coding sequence ATGGGAGTAAATGGTATATATGGACTAGCTTCAGGTCTTGATGTTGATTCATTGGTTACACAGGCTATGCAGGCTAAACAGAAACAGTATGATTCAATATATAAAAAAGAACAACGGGCAGAATGGACGAAGGATGCTTATAATTCATGGTATGAAAAATTAACTGATTTTCAGAATAATACGCTTTGGCAGTATTCTTTATCCAGCGGAATGGATCCGCATACAGCAACAAGTTCTGATAATAGCATAGTTACAGCAAAAGCAGGTGGTGCAGCAGCAAATATGTCTCATCATGTGGCAGTGGAATCATTAGCTTCTAATGCTTACTTAAAGTCCGTGGGAGAAATCACGCGGCCGTCTGGTACACCTAGTGATAGTATAAAGCTTTCAGATATAGTGGGCATAACTAACGTTAATTTTACAGCAGGCACTGATAATTCTACGGATGATAAGCTGTCTTTTGATATGGATGGATCACATTATGAGCTGAATGGCAGTGAAATGGATGAAACGGCAATTAGCTTTACGGTAAGGGATGGTACAACAACAAAGGATATTGATAATGGAACAGAATCCAATACTTCCTGTAAAGTGTCTTTTTCCTATCGTGATCTTGTTGAAGGTACTTTGAACGATGTCGCTAGTAAACTAAGTAATGGCGGAACAAATGTAAATGCCGGATATGATTCAGTGAATGATACCTTTAGTATTTATAACAATAAGGGTGGAGTTAGTAACTTTATCGACCTTACAGTCGATGATGTTCCTATTTCCAGTGCTTTAGCAAACAAGGGGATTACAATTGATAGTAATGAGCACACAAGGACATTACTGTCTGCACTAAACCTTGGTCAATATGATGCCAGCAATGATAGTTTGACCGCAATTGATGTGTCAAATCTGCATGACACACCTGATAATTTGAATTCAGGTTATAGCGGAGCCGAATTTAAAGGGACTGATGGTAAGGTAAAAATAGATGGGAAAGAATATACAACTGACAGTAGTGGAATAACAGTTGATGGTGTTTCCTATACACTACTGGCAGATAGTGATTATACACTTGATGCTAATAATAATAAGGTGTATAAAAATAGTGTAGTTTCCGTGAGTACAGATACAGATACCATTGTTAAAAATGTAAAACAATTTGTTGATGATTATAATAAAATGTTAAGTGATTTGAAAGATGCCGTTAATACAGAACCTGATAGTAATTATCAACCATTAACCGATACTGAAAAGAAGGCCATGAGTGAAGATCAGATAAAAGCATGGGAAACAAAAGCAAAACAGGGATTGTTATACAAAGATAATTCCCTGACTGACTTGATAAGTAGTATACGTTCTGCTGTCAATGAGCCTATTGCTGGTATTGGCGGCAAGTATAATAGCCTTAATAATATTGGCATATCAGTATCGGCAGAATGGACTAGTGAGAAGAGCGGTGTTTTGAGTTTAGATGAAACAAAACTAAAAAGTGCTTTAGCCGAAGATCCTAATGTTGTTTATAAGATTTTTGATAATCCGGCGGCTGATAAAAGTGATAGCAGTACCTATGGTGTAGTTAAACGTTTAAACCAGGCGGTAACTGACGCTATAGGGACAGGTGATATCGCAACGGCAAGCGGTATAAGGGGAATGGCAGGGGTCAGTGATTCCTCGGATATTTCAGACCAAAGTTATTGGGCAAAAGAAATAGTGGATTGGAAGAAAAAGCTTAGTTCATTTCAAGACTCAATGGACAAATATCAGGATAAATTATATAGTCAATTTGATGCTATGGAAACAGCCATTTCTAATTTGAGTTCTCAGTATAGTTATATTTCGAGTTTTTTAAGTTAA
- a CDS encoding flagellar protein FlaG: MVDNMSGIIAGNINIPENNISKKSGETLTNISNDNNGSLIKDDNNLIGKNKINNALDDAMNGITRSNKKKISSTDLQQVTDKLNKDMNDMNLQLKFVWYKEIDQLGVRMIDIDTQKIIKSFPPEDVMKTLIKTKDWIGKFLDENV; encoded by the coding sequence ATGGTCGATAATATGTCGGGAATTATTGCAGGAAATATAAATATACCTGAAAATAATATAAGCAAAAAATCAGGTGAAACTTTAACTAATATATCAAATGATAATAATGGTTCGCTCATTAAGGATGACAATAACTTAATAGGGAAAAATAAAATAAATAATGCACTGGATGATGCTATGAATGGTATTACGAGGAGTAATAAGAAAAAAATATCCAGTACTGATTTACAACAGGTAACAGATAAACTAAATAAAGACATGAATGATATGAATCTACAGCTGAAGTTTGTCTGGTATAAGGAAATTGACCAGCTTGGTGTGCGAATGATAGATATTGATACACAAAAAATCATTAAGTCCTTTCCACCGGAAGATGTTATGAAGACACTGATAAAGACAAAAGATTGGATTGGAAAATTTCTCGATGAAAATGTGTAA
- the csrA gene encoding carbon storage regulator CsrA has protein sequence MLVLTRRPGQYITIGDDIVIHISDVQGGNVRIAIDAPRNIKIYRGEIYEAILEENKKSASQSSDVDLGKLLKDK, from the coding sequence ATGCTAGTTTTAACACGTCGTCCTGGACAATATATAACAATCGGCGATGATATCGTCATACATATTTCTGATGTGCAAGGAGGCAATGTCCGCATTGCTATTGATGCACCTCGTAATATAAAAATATATCGCGGTGAAATATATGAAGCAATATTGGAAGAAAATAAAAAGTCTGCGTCACAATCATCAGATGTTGATTTGGGCAAACTACTGAAGGACAAATAA
- a CDS encoding DUF6470 family protein — MSMLCLNIRSSNLILNMKSFQGKADPNMPEPSGQGKYIAPSCNLKVTPATVKIDSTASREVVGLYTDSAFSKKMAERGEKALSAGIARRMQEGREVMENGALTDALGDISRRNMLPKQKQLAIVSMPAPKITVTPAHIEGTIDPGISQIKLTAGKYKLDFEPAKVDISVKQYASIKMWVTQGHCDTYA; from the coding sequence ATGTCAATGCTATGTTTAAATATAAGAAGTAGTAATCTGATTTTAAATATGAAAAGCTTTCAAGGAAAAGCTGATCCTAATATGCCAGAACCATCAGGTCAAGGGAAGTATATAGCACCAAGCTGCAATTTGAAAGTCACACCAGCTACTGTGAAAATAGATTCGACTGCATCACGTGAGGTTGTAGGGTTATATACGGATTCGGCATTTAGTAAAAAAATGGCAGAAAGAGGAGAAAAGGCACTTTCAGCAGGTATTGCACGGCGCATGCAGGAAGGGCGTGAAGTAATGGAAAACGGTGCGTTAACTGATGCATTAGGGGATATAAGCAGAAGAAATATGCTGCCCAAGCAAAAACAACTGGCGATAGTTTCTATGCCAGCGCCAAAGATAACCGTTACACCTGCTCATATTGAGGGGACTATTGACCCAGGTATTTCACAAATAAAGCTGACAGCAGGAAAATATAAATTGGATTTTGAGCCGGCAAAAGTAGATATATCAGTTAAACAGTATGCATCTATAAAAATGTGGGTAACACAGGGACATTGTGATACCTATGCATAA